From Ananas comosus cultivar F153 linkage group 8, ASM154086v1, whole genome shotgun sequence, one genomic window encodes:
- the LOC109713884 gene encoding NAC domain-containing protein 35 translates to MEKKGGVQLDLPGFRFHPTEEELIDFYLRRVVHGKKLNFDIIGTLNLYRYDPCELPGMAKIGEREWYFFVPRDRRSANGGRPNRTTERGFWKATGSDRPVRSAADPKRLIGLKKTLVFYQGRAPRGMKTDWVMNEYRLPDDYTTTTGTIPKEDIVLCKIYRKATSLKELEQRAAMEEEQRATAEEGATQLQLCFDVGDTLSCDGHENFPISSTPPEEINTKEMMNEGMKREVEVTSASSPKQSVYLPEIQVPSYSLEWMQDPLLAQLRSPWLDHWSPYANMLNFQFAD, encoded by the exons ATGGAGAAGAAAGGTGGCGTCCAACTCGACCTCCCGGGGTTCCGGTTCCACCCGACGGAGGAGGAGCTCATCGACTTCTACCTCCGCCGCGTCGTCCACGGGAAGAAGCTCAATTTCGACATCATCGGCACGCTTAATCTCTACCGATACGACCCCTGCGAGTTGCCCG GGATGGCGAAGATAGGGGAGAGGGAGTGGTACTTCTTCGTGCCGAGGGATCGGAGGAGCGCGAACGGGGGGCGGCCGAACCGGACGACGGAGCGGGGGTTCTGGAAGGCGACCGGGTCGGACAGGCCGGTCCGGAGCGCGGCTGACCCGAAGCGGCTCATCGGACTCAAGAAGACGTTGGTGTTCTATCAAGGCAGGGCCCCGCGGGGTATGAAGACTGACTGGGTCATGAACGAGTACCGTCTTCCCGACGATTATACGACGACGACAGGCACCATTCCCAAA GAGGATATAGTGCTATGCAAGATATATCGAAAGGCGACATCACTTAAAGAGCTGGAGCAAAGGGCTGCGATGGAGGAGGAGCAAAGAGCAACCGCGGAGGAAGGCGCGACGCAGTTGCAATTGTGCTTCGACGTCGGAGACACTTTGTCGTGCGACGGTCACGAAAACTTCCCGATATCCTCGACCCCGCCGGAGGAAATCAACACAAAGGAAATGATGAATGAGGGGATGAAAAGGGAGGTCGAAGTCACTTCCGCGTCGTCGCCGAAGCAATCGGTGTACCTCCCGGAGATTCAGGTTCCGAGCTACAGCTTGGAGTGGATGCAAGACCCTTTGTTGGCCCAGCTACGTAGCCCGTGGTTAGATCATTGGTCGCCTTATGCGAATATGCTTAACTTTCAATTTGCTGATTAA
- the LOC109713885 gene encoding chitinase 11-like, with translation MGTLIVSFLSLTLLLCYATNVGGQSVSSIITQSLFNQMLKHRNDAACPAKGFYTYDAFVQAANSFRGFGTTGDLVTRKRELAAFFGQTSHETTGGWPSAPDGPYAWGYCLKEERAKTDPPYYGRGPIQLTHKYNYDLAGKAIGKDLVNNPNLIATDPVVSFKTAMWFWMTPQGQKPSCHDVITGRWKPSAADSAAGRAPGYGVTTNIINGGLECGKGFSTNEEKDRVGFYQKYCDILGVSYGANVGCLNQKPYGN, from the exons ATGGGGACTCTCATTGTGAGCTTCTTGAGCTTAACACTCCTGCTATGTTATGCTACAAATGTTGGGGGTCAGAGTGTGAGCTCTATAATAACTCAGTCCCTCTTCAACCAGATGCTGAAGCACCGCAACGACGCTGCGTGTCCTGCGAAGGGCTTTTACACTTACGATGCATTCGTACAAGCCGCGAATTCGTTCAGAGGATTCGGGACGACCGGTGATTTGGTTACGCGTAAAAGGGAGCTCGCGGCGTTTTTCGGACAAACGTCACACGAAACAACTG GGGGGTGGCCGAGTGCCCCGGATGGACCATACGCTTGGGGATATTGCTTGAAAGAGGAGCGTGCTAAAACAGATCCGCCATATTACGGGCGAGGCCCGATCCAACTAACCCA CAAGTACAACTACGATTTGGCGGGCAAGGCAATTGGAAAAGACCTGGTGAACAATCCAAACCTGATTGCGACCGACCCCGTAGTCTCGTTTAAGACCGCGATGTGGTTCTGGATGACGCCGCAGGGGCAGAAGCCGTCGTGCCACGACGTGATCACCGGGCGGTGGAAGCCGTCGGCGGCGGATTCTGCCGCGGGGCGGGCGCCCGGGTACGGTGTCACCACCAACATCATCAACGGAGGGCTTGAATGCGGTAAAGGATTCAGCACGAACGAAGAGAAAGATCGGGTCGGTTTCTACCAGAAATATTGTGACATATTGGGTGTGAGCTATGGCGCGAACGTTGGTTGTTTGAACCAAAAGCCTTATGGTAACTAG